In the genome of Actinomadura graeca, one region contains:
- a CDS encoding phosphotransferase family protein has protein sequence MQPEQIDAALVDFAVLAAWMDGQGLPGGPFEDVAPLTGGTQNTLVRFRRGGRGYVLRRGPRHLRARTNDVMRREARVLAALGGTDVPAPRLIAACPDEDVMGGAVFYLMTPVDGFNGSVTLPDLHRGDASVRREMGLNAARALAALAAVDHEAAGLAGFGRPEGFLERQVRRWTSELESYGVLDGYAGPEIPGVDEVAAWLDAHRPAMWRPGIMHGDYHLANLMYSYGGPEVAAIVDWEMCTIGDPLLDLGWLLATWPDHGGPGAALAGPLGAAGGLPSPDDLVAAYAARPDAVAGRDLSSVTWYAVLACFKLGIVLEGTHARACAGKAPKETGDLLHGITLALLRRARALIAA, from the coding sequence GTGCAGCCTGAGCAGATCGACGCCGCGCTCGTGGACTTCGCCGTCCTGGCCGCGTGGATGGACGGGCAGGGCCTTCCCGGCGGGCCGTTCGAGGACGTCGCGCCGCTGACCGGCGGGACGCAGAACACCCTGGTCCGCTTCCGCAGGGGCGGCCGCGGGTACGTGCTCCGCCGCGGTCCGCGGCACCTGCGCGCCAGGACCAACGACGTGATGCGCCGCGAGGCCCGCGTGCTCGCGGCCCTCGGCGGCACCGACGTCCCCGCGCCGCGGCTGATCGCCGCGTGCCCGGACGAGGACGTGATGGGCGGCGCGGTCTTCTACCTGATGACGCCGGTCGACGGCTTCAACGGCTCGGTGACCCTGCCGGACCTGCACCGGGGGGACGCCTCCGTCCGGCGCGAGATGGGGCTGAACGCGGCGCGCGCCCTCGCGGCGCTCGCGGCGGTGGACCACGAGGCGGCGGGCCTCGCCGGCTTCGGCAGGCCGGAGGGGTTCCTGGAGCGCCAGGTGCGCCGCTGGACGTCGGAGCTGGAGTCCTACGGCGTCCTCGACGGGTACGCGGGCCCGGAGATCCCCGGCGTGGACGAGGTGGCCGCGTGGCTGGACGCGCACCGTCCCGCGATGTGGCGGCCCGGCATCATGCACGGCGACTATCACCTGGCGAACCTGATGTACTCCTATGGCGGCCCGGAGGTCGCGGCGATCGTCGACTGGGAGATGTGCACCATCGGCGACCCGCTGCTGGACCTCGGCTGGCTGCTGGCCACCTGGCCGGACCACGGCGGTCCCGGCGCCGCCCTCGCGGGGCCCCTGGGCGCGGCCGGCGGGCTGCCCTCGCCGGACGACCTCGTCGCGGCCTACGCGGCGCGGCCGGACGCGGTCGCCGGACGCGACCTGTCGTCGGTCACCTGGTACGCGGTGCTGGCCTGCTTCAAGCTCGGCATCGTCCTGGAGGGCACCCACGCCCGGGCGTGCGCCGGGAAGGCCCCGAAGGAGACCGGCGACCTGCTGCACGGCATCACGCTCGCGCTTCTGCGCCGCGCGCGGGCGCTCATCGCCGCGTGA
- a CDS encoding GNAT family N-acetyltransferase has protein sequence MEFRRGGTEDVPVILAMLDGAVEWLVANGRAGQWGTEPWSADPRRVERISGIARSDEIWVAEVDGRPAGIMALSAEPPSYVAAIDEPELYITLLLTDRAFAGHGVGRALLGKARDEARARGVDLVRVDCYGGGDGRLVEYYRRNGFEPVAEFTVGEWPGRLLSQRVGAP, from the coding sequence ATGGAGTTCCGCAGGGGCGGCACGGAGGACGTGCCGGTGATCTTGGCGATGCTGGACGGCGCCGTGGAGTGGCTCGTGGCGAACGGGCGCGCGGGCCAGTGGGGCACCGAGCCCTGGTCCGCCGATCCGCGCCGGGTGGAGCGGATCTCCGGCATCGCCCGTTCCGACGAGATCTGGGTGGCGGAGGTGGACGGGCGGCCCGCGGGGATCATGGCCCTCTCGGCGGAGCCGCCGTCCTATGTCGCGGCGATCGACGAGCCGGAGCTGTACATCACGCTGCTGCTCACCGACCGCGCGTTCGCCGGGCACGGGGTGGGCCGCGCGCTGCTCGGCAAGGCGCGGGACGAGGCGCGCGCAAGGGGCGTCGATTTGGTCCGCGTCGACTGCTACGGCGGCGGGGACGGGCGGCTCGTCGAGTACTACCGCCGTAACGGCTTCGAGCCCGTGGCGGAGTTCACGGTCGGCGAATGGCCGGGACGGCTGCTGTCCCAGCGGGTCGGCGCGCCCTGA
- the mctP gene encoding monocarboxylate uptake permease MctP encodes MRDADGVELTIFVFFFAVVTVVGFAAARWRRGQTIMHLDEWGLGGRGFGTFVTWFLLGGDLYSAYTFIAVPAAVFAGGAMGFWAVPYGAIAYPLVFLIGPRLWSVAHRHGYVTAADFVRGRYGSRSLGLAVALTGILAMMPYIALQLVGIQAVLTVMGVSGSGRAKDLPLFLAFALLAAYTFTSGLRAPALIAFVKDAMIYLVIIVAVVYIPTRLGGWDGVFDKAGTALATPNPATGRPAGSLFTTDMTHWAYGTLALGSSLALFIYPHSVTGALAAGRRDVIRRNAALLPAYSLLLGLLALLGYMALAHPGTAAAVRRAGNPQLAVPELFDRLFPSWFAGIAFAAIGVGALVPAAIMSIAASNLFTRNVYSAFIRPGAAPEEETRVSQLVSLLVKLGALVFVLGFDKSLAINLQLLGGIWVVQTFPSIGIGLYTRWLHRWGLLAGWAAGMAYGTITAYGTSSPTQEHFGSPLAGIPLAGHTGYIALTAFVLNMLVAVAATAALRAAGVDAGEDETSEDDYTADADGAPAAPDDPGRPLAGRPA; translated from the coding sequence ATGAGGGACGCCGACGGAGTCGAGCTCACGATCTTCGTCTTCTTCTTCGCCGTCGTGACCGTCGTGGGCTTCGCGGCGGCCCGCTGGCGGCGCGGGCAGACGATCATGCATCTGGACGAGTGGGGCCTCGGCGGACGGGGCTTCGGCACGTTCGTCACCTGGTTCCTGCTGGGCGGCGACCTCTACAGCGCCTACACCTTCATCGCCGTCCCCGCCGCGGTGTTCGCCGGGGGCGCGATGGGCTTCTGGGCGGTGCCGTACGGGGCGATCGCCTATCCCCTCGTCTTCCTGATCGGACCGCGTCTGTGGTCGGTCGCGCACCGGCACGGGTACGTGACCGCCGCCGACTTCGTCCGCGGGCGCTACGGGTCGAGGTCCCTCGGGCTCGCCGTGGCGCTCACCGGGATCCTGGCGATGATGCCCTACATCGCCCTGCAGCTCGTCGGCATCCAGGCGGTCCTCACCGTCATGGGGGTCTCCGGCTCCGGCCGGGCCAAGGACCTGCCGCTGTTCCTCGCGTTCGCGCTCCTGGCCGCCTACACCTTCACCTCGGGGCTGCGGGCGCCCGCGCTCATCGCGTTCGTCAAGGACGCGATGATCTACCTGGTGATCATCGTCGCGGTCGTCTACATCCCGACGAGGCTCGGCGGGTGGGACGGCGTCTTCGACAAGGCCGGCACGGCGCTGGCCACGCCGAACCCGGCGACCGGAAGGCCCGCCGGCTCGCTGTTCACCACCGACATGACGCACTGGGCGTACGGGACGCTGGCGCTCGGCTCGTCGCTGGCGCTGTTCATCTACCCGCACAGCGTGACCGGCGCGCTCGCCGCCGGGCGCCGTGACGTGATCAGGCGGAACGCGGCGCTGCTGCCCGCGTACTCGCTGCTGCTGGGGCTGCTCGCGCTCCTCGGCTACATGGCGCTGGCGCATCCGGGCACCGCAGCGGCCGTGCGGCGGGCGGGCAACCCGCAGCTCGCGGTGCCCGAGCTGTTCGACCGGCTCTTCCCGAGCTGGTTCGCCGGGATCGCGTTCGCCGCGATCGGCGTCGGCGCCCTGGTGCCCGCGGCGATCATGTCGATCGCCGCCTCCAACCTGTTCACCCGCAACGTCTACAGCGCGTTCATCCGCCCCGGTGCGGCCCCCGAGGAGGAGACGCGGGTCTCGCAGCTGGTGTCGCTGCTGGTCAAGCTGGGGGCGCTGGTGTTCGTCCTCGGCTTCGACAAGTCGCTGGCGATCAACCTGCAGCTGCTCGGCGGGATCTGGGTCGTGCAGACCTTCCCGTCCATCGGCATCGGCCTGTACACGCGGTGGCTGCACCGCTGGGGGCTGCTCGCGGGCTGGGCGGCCGGGATGGCGTACGGGACGATCACCGCCTACGGCACGTCCTCGCCCACCCAGGAGCACTTCGGCTCGCCGCTCGCCGGCATCCCGCTCGCCGGCCACACCGGCTACATCGCGCTGACCGCGTTCGTGCTGAACATGCTCGTCGCCGTGGCGGCCACCGCGGCGCTGCGCGCGGCCGGCGTCGACGCCGGGGAGGACGAGACGAGCGAGGACGACTACACGGCGGACGCGGACGGCGCGCCCGCGGCCCCCGATGATCCGGGCCGCCCGCTCGCAGGCCGTCCGGCCTGA
- a CDS encoding thiamine pyrophosphate-binding protein, producing MRPIEALLEIIRDEGVTRIFGNPGTTELPLMDALVEAPDLEYVLGLQEGSVVAMADGYARASRRPAFVSLHVAAGVANGLIGMLNALRSRTPLVIVAGQQDRRHLIQDPMLSGDLVGLASAATKLAIEVQHARDLPIVLRRAFALAARPPAGPVLVSVPMDLLEEDTDVTVPARSPVSGPGPAAAGAADAAALLASAERPVVIAGDAVGRTGSVQALVAVAERLGATVYHQPMNDGIDFPGGHPLYAGMLPPRNAVIRQTLAAHDVALIVGCHAFMPHHYTPGPAVPDGLEIVQVDEDPAEIGRNFAVRHGLTGDLGGTLRALADQLDGRVPSARERAERIGAITARTRAEAESAARDAYGPAPMDPRAAAHAVADGLPDDAVVVEEAITAGLALRAVLRQDRPGSYVHAVGGGLGWGIGAAVGTRLGDPGRPVVAVLGDGCAMFGLQGLWSASRYQVPVAFVVMNNGEYRTLKNTLDESKGASAEHGRYVGMDLAPPALDWQSAARVFGMDALRAGSAAELRDAVASVKDLTAPLLIEAPITGHGR from the coding sequence ATGAGGCCGATCGAGGCGCTGCTGGAGATCATCCGGGACGAGGGCGTGACCCGGATCTTCGGCAACCCCGGCACGACCGAGCTCCCGCTGATGGACGCGCTGGTGGAGGCGCCCGACCTGGAGTACGTCCTCGGGCTCCAGGAGGGGTCCGTCGTCGCCATGGCCGACGGGTACGCACGCGCGTCACGGCGCCCGGCGTTCGTCAGCCTGCACGTGGCGGCGGGCGTCGCCAACGGGCTGATCGGGATGCTGAACGCGCTGCGTTCGCGGACCCCCCTGGTCATCGTGGCGGGCCAGCAGGACCGCCGCCACCTCATCCAGGACCCGATGCTGTCGGGCGACCTGGTGGGCCTGGCGTCGGCGGCGACCAAGCTCGCCATCGAGGTCCAGCACGCCCGCGACCTGCCGATCGTGCTGCGGCGCGCGTTCGCGCTCGCCGCGCGGCCCCCCGCGGGGCCGGTGCTGGTGTCGGTCCCGATGGACCTCCTTGAGGAGGACACGGACGTGACGGTCCCGGCGCGGTCCCCGGTGTCCGGCCCGGGCCCGGCCGCGGCCGGCGCCGCGGACGCCGCGGCGCTGCTGGCCTCCGCCGAGCGCCCCGTGGTGATCGCGGGCGACGCGGTGGGGCGGACGGGCTCCGTGCAGGCACTGGTCGCGGTGGCCGAGCGCCTCGGCGCGACCGTCTACCACCAGCCGATGAACGACGGGATCGACTTCCCCGGCGGGCACCCGCTGTACGCGGGCATGCTGCCGCCCCGCAACGCCGTGATACGCCAGACGCTGGCGGCGCACGACGTCGCCCTCATCGTCGGGTGCCACGCGTTCATGCCGCACCACTACACGCCCGGGCCGGCCGTCCCGGACGGGCTGGAGATCGTCCAGGTGGACGAGGACCCGGCGGAGATCGGCCGCAACTTCGCCGTCCGGCACGGGCTGACGGGCGACCTGGGCGGGACGCTCCGGGCCCTCGCCGACCAGCTGGACGGGCGGGTGCCGTCCGCCCGGGAGCGCGCCGAGCGGATCGGCGCGATCACGGCCAGGACCAGGGCCGAGGCGGAGTCGGCGGCCCGCGACGCCTACGGCCCGGCGCCGATGGACCCGCGAGCGGCCGCCCACGCCGTCGCCGACGGGCTCCCCGACGACGCGGTCGTCGTCGAGGAGGCGATCACGGCGGGGCTGGCGCTGCGGGCCGTCCTGCGGCAGGACCGGCCGGGCTCCTACGTGCACGCCGTCGGCGGCGGCCTCGGCTGGGGCATCGGAGCTGCGGTCGGCACCCGCCTGGGGGACCCCGGCCGCCCGGTGGTCGCGGTGCTCGGCGACGGATGCGCGATGTTCGGCCTCCAGGGCCTGTGGAGCGCGTCCCGCTACCAGGTGCCCGTCGCGTTCGTCGTCATGAACAACGGCGAGTACCGCACCCTGAAGAACACCCTCGACGAGAGCAAGGGCGCCTCGGCGGAACACGGCCGGTACGTGGGGATGGACCTCGCGCCACCCGCGCTGGACTGGCAGAGCGCCGCCCGCGTCTTCGGGATGGACGCGCTCCGGGCCGGGTCGGCGGCCGAGCTGCGGGACGCGGTGGCCTCGGTGAAGGACCTCACCGCTCCGCTGCTCATCGAGGCGCCGATCACCGGCCACGGCCGATGA
- a CDS encoding IclR family transcriptional regulator: MDTRSPDEEPPRSVLARGLSLLDAFGSAETELNLTELAARTGLPKPTAHRLLGELVRWGGVERTASGYRLSMRLFVLGQRAPRPRGLREAALPYLEDLYEATHENIHLAVLDGNDTLFLEKVSGRRSMPIVSRVGGRLPAYCTATGKLFLALGPPQRLERVLAAGLVHYTPHTIVMPGLLQRELARTVSRGYAVNREESEAGVSAVAAPVLDHRRRVIAAISITGNVCRLDLDRLAPAVRTAAMGLSRELAREPATAPFPFLPRL; encoded by the coding sequence ATGGACACACGGTCGCCGGACGAGGAGCCGCCACGGTCGGTGCTGGCGCGCGGGCTCAGCCTCCTGGACGCCTTCGGCTCCGCCGAAACCGAGCTCAACCTCACCGAGCTGGCGGCGCGGACGGGGCTGCCCAAGCCGACCGCGCACCGGCTGCTGGGCGAGCTGGTCCGGTGGGGCGGCGTGGAGCGGACGGCGTCCGGCTACCGGCTGAGCATGCGGCTGTTCGTCCTCGGGCAGCGCGCGCCCAGGCCGCGCGGGCTCCGCGAGGCGGCCCTCCCCTACCTGGAGGACCTCTACGAGGCGACCCACGAGAACATCCACCTGGCCGTCCTGGACGGGAACGACACCCTGTTCCTGGAGAAGGTGAGCGGGCGCCGGTCCATGCCGATCGTGTCCCGCGTCGGCGGGCGCCTGCCCGCCTACTGCACCGCGACGGGGAAGCTGTTCCTCGCGCTGGGGCCGCCCCAGCGGCTGGAGCGGGTGCTGGCCGCCGGGCTCGTCCACTACACGCCGCACACGATCGTCATGCCGGGCCTGCTCCAGCGGGAGCTGGCCCGGACGGTCAGCCGCGGCTACGCCGTCAACCGCGAGGAGTCGGAGGCCGGGGTGTCGGCCGTGGCCGCGCCCGTCCTGGACCACCGCCGCCGCGTGATCGCCGCGATCTCCATCACCGGCAACGTCTGCCGCCTTGACCTGGACCGGCTCGCCCCCGCCGTGCGGACGGCGGCGATGGGGCTGTCGCGGGAGCTGGCGCGCGAACCGGCGACGGCGCCCTTTCCCTTTCTGCCGCGTCTTTGA
- a CDS encoding SDR family NAD(P)-dependent oxidoreductase: MSETPSGNADQRVALVTGAAGGLGREFAVALAERGYRVAGLDLADMSETAELIGDGRFHPLRADVTDPDEVEAAVEEAAGRFGGLHIVVNNAGIYPPLPFEKTTLEDWRRIMRVNLDGPFLVTRAALPHMQAAGWGRVVNIVSAVVFLGPPDLVAYTTSKAGLVGFTRALASAVGGDGITVNAISPGLTRTETAARTTGADGGFERVRNLQVVPRVEEPADLLSTLLYVCDEGSGFLTGQTINVDGGSAKH; the protein is encoded by the coding sequence ATGAGCGAGACGCCGTCGGGGAACGCAGATCAGAGGGTCGCCCTCGTCACCGGTGCCGCGGGAGGACTGGGGCGCGAGTTCGCGGTCGCCCTGGCCGAGCGGGGGTACCGGGTGGCGGGGCTCGACCTGGCCGACATGTCGGAGACCGCGGAGCTGATCGGCGATGGCCGGTTCCATCCGCTGCGCGCGGACGTGACGGACCCGGACGAGGTGGAGGCCGCCGTCGAGGAGGCCGCCGGCCGCTTCGGGGGCCTCCACATCGTGGTCAACAACGCCGGGATCTATCCGCCGCTCCCCTTCGAGAAGACGACGCTGGAGGACTGGCGCCGGATCATGCGGGTGAACCTGGACGGGCCGTTCCTCGTGACACGGGCCGCCCTCCCCCACATGCAGGCCGCGGGCTGGGGACGGGTGGTGAACATCGTCTCGGCGGTGGTGTTCCTCGGGCCCCCCGACCTCGTCGCCTACACCACGTCGAAGGCCGGGCTGGTCGGGTTCACCCGGGCGCTGGCCAGCGCGGTCGGCGGGGACGGGATCACCGTGAACGCGATCTCGCCGGGCCTGACCCGCACCGAGACCGCCGCGCGCACGACCGGCGCGGACGGCGGGTTCGAGCGGGTCCGCAACCTCCAGGTCGTCCCGCGCGTCGAGGAGCCCGCCGACCTCTTGTCCACGCTGCTGTACGTGTGCGACGAGGGCAGCGGATTCCTCACCGGCCAGACGATCAACGTCGACGGCGGATCAGCCAAGCACTGA
- a CDS encoding RlpA-like double-psi beta-barrel domain-containing protein, whose translation MQQRAINVVLTGVTGAALTGMLVAGVAAASDDSAPSEQKLLSQQAMATQEYKTSHKGEKKDSGKSGSTSKDSKRAKKAAGVILSGKTTASYFWDDGSGVNGDTGAPAGGKPMQKGLFASPSWPLHTKVRVSYDGRSITGFVGDRGPGRPSHNGVMLDLDTYTFRYLLDGGKPKSKYNAGTGEGHIKGVKWEVLKWGSGAGKRGAPKPLG comes from the coding sequence ATGCAGCAGCGAGCGATCAACGTCGTCCTGACCGGTGTCACCGGCGCGGCCCTGACCGGAATGCTGGTCGCGGGAGTGGCGGCCGCCAGCGACGACTCCGCTCCCAGCGAGCAGAAGCTCCTGTCCCAGCAGGCCATGGCCACGCAGGAGTACAAGACCTCCCACAAGGGTGAGAAGAAGGACTCCGGCAAGTCCGGGTCCACGTCCAAGGACTCCAAGCGGGCCAAGAAGGCCGCCGGGGTGATCCTCTCCGGCAAGACCACCGCGTCCTACTTCTGGGACGACGGCTCCGGCGTGAACGGCGACACCGGCGCGCCCGCCGGTGGCAAGCCGATGCAGAAGGGCCTGTTCGCGAGCCCGAGCTGGCCTCTGCACACCAAGGTCCGGGTGTCCTACGACGGCCGCAGCATCACCGGCTTCGTCGGCGACCGCGGCCCCGGGCGCCCGTCCCACAACGGGGTCATGCTCGACCTCGACACCTACACCTTCCGGTACCTGCTGGACGGCGGCAAGCCCAAGAGCAAGTACAACGCCGGCACCGGTGAGGGCCACATCAAGGGCGTCAAGTGGGAGGTCCTCAAGTGGGGCTCCGGCGCGGGCAAGCGCGGCGCCCCGAAGCCTCTCGGCTGA
- a CDS encoding TIGR03621 family F420-dependent LLM class oxidoreductase produces MDEHRRPFRFGVVGESIRSADDLIATARRAERLGYATLTLRDHVVAEPFGDQLAPLIALAAAAGATSTLGLGTMVLSNDFRHPVVLAKEAATLDHVSGGRFELGVGAGWLREEYRRAGMPFDEAGTRVGRLEESLRVLRGLLSGEETAFAGEHYRVDGLTVFPCPGRRLPIVVGAGSRRMLGIGGRLADTVGVLPRALPDGMISDEISERLPGTIARKVGRVREAAAGRDVELSMLVSPAFGPDPRAAAARTAVLRGWGASAAELVLDMPSQFVGPPEHMAEQMSARRERYGFSYYLVPDGHMERFAPVVESLAGR; encoded by the coding sequence ATGGACGAACACAGGCGGCCGTTCCGCTTCGGGGTCGTGGGCGAGTCGATCCGCTCGGCGGACGACCTGATCGCGACGGCCCGGCGCGCCGAGCGGCTCGGCTATGCCACGCTGACGCTGCGGGACCACGTCGTGGCCGAGCCCTTCGGCGACCAGCTCGCACCGCTGATCGCGCTCGCGGCCGCCGCCGGGGCGACGAGCACCCTGGGGCTGGGGACGATGGTCCTGTCCAACGACTTCCGGCACCCGGTGGTCCTCGCCAAGGAGGCCGCGACCCTCGACCACGTGTCCGGCGGACGCTTCGAGCTGGGCGTCGGCGCCGGCTGGCTGCGCGAGGAGTACAGGCGGGCCGGGATGCCGTTCGACGAGGCCGGGACGAGGGTGGGGCGGCTGGAGGAGTCCCTCCGCGTGCTGCGGGGCCTGCTGTCAGGTGAGGAGACGGCCTTCGCCGGCGAGCATTACCGCGTCGACGGGCTGACGGTGTTCCCGTGCCCCGGGCGGCGCCTCCCGATCGTGGTCGGGGCCGGGAGCAGGCGCATGCTCGGCATCGGCGGGAGGCTCGCCGACACCGTGGGCGTCCTGCCGCGCGCGCTCCCCGACGGGATGATCTCCGACGAGATCTCCGAGCGGCTGCCGGGCACCATCGCCCGCAAGGTCGGCCGGGTCCGCGAGGCTGCCGCCGGACGCGACGTCGAGCTGAGCATGCTGGTGTCCCCGGCGTTCGGCCCCGATCCCCGCGCCGCGGCGGCGCGGACGGCGGTGCTGCGGGGATGGGGCGCCTCGGCGGCGGAGCTCGTCCTGGACATGCCGTCCCAGTTCGTCGGCCCGCCCGAGCACATGGCCGAGCAGATGTCCGCGCGGCGCGAACGGTACGGCTTCAGCTACTACCTCGTCCCGGACGGGCACATGGAGCGGTTCGCCCCGGTCGTCGAGTCACTGGCGGGCCGCTGA
- a CDS encoding VOC family protein, with protein sequence MTSEIRRTFYPLINCADPAASMAWLERAFGFTPLEAHRDETGKVVHAEMRYDTGIFMFGNGEPGTSAVYVAVDDPDAHHDRAKAAGAEIFRELTDQDYGSRDYAARDQDGNEWYFGTYRP encoded by the coding sequence ATGACCAGTGAGATCCGCAGGACCTTCTACCCGCTGATCAACTGCGCCGATCCCGCCGCGTCCATGGCGTGGCTGGAGAGGGCCTTCGGCTTCACCCCGCTGGAGGCGCACCGGGACGAGACCGGGAAGGTCGTGCACGCCGAGATGCGCTACGACACCGGGATCTTCATGTTCGGCAACGGCGAGCCCGGCACGTCGGCGGTCTACGTGGCCGTCGACGACCCCGACGCGCACCACGACCGGGCGAAGGCCGCGGGCGCCGAGATCTTCCGGGAGCTCACCGACCAGGACTACGGCTCCCGCGACTACGCCGCCCGCGACCAGGACGGCAACGAGTGGTACTTCGGGACCTACCGCCCCTGA
- a CDS encoding DUF3311 domain-containing protein, which yields MSESSPARTSPARRIAAAVLLIAPFAVYLAVPSYAKDGPRLAGFPFFYWWQLLWVVLTAFCVGAAHLLTRKRGDAR from the coding sequence GTGAGTGAATCGTCCCCCGCCCGCACGTCCCCGGCGAGAAGGATCGCGGCCGCTGTGCTGCTGATCGCCCCGTTCGCCGTCTACCTGGCCGTGCCGAGCTACGCCAAGGACGGCCCGCGCCTGGCGGGCTTCCCGTTCTTCTACTGGTGGCAGCTGCTGTGGGTGGTGCTGACCGCGTTCTGCGTCGGCGCCGCCCACCTGCTCACCCGCAAGCGGGGTGACGCCCGATGA